The Rhineura floridana isolate rRhiFlo1 chromosome 10, rRhiFlo1.hap2, whole genome shotgun sequence genome includes a region encoding these proteins:
- the TMEM42 gene encoding transmembrane protein 42, whose translation MPVGWGAAFAAGAGLLGALAACSAKLALGADYLREGCVAVIGGEEPAASVCAWLPMILRVGCGGLVLAFNAIMWTFFAKALGYSSSSATATVTSAASNFISSAFLGKLLFGETHALLWWIGISITLLGLLLLHTAPSLLEEQRHLKEKKK comes from the exons ATGCCGGTTGGCTGGGGGGCTGCTTTTGCCGCAGGGGCCGGTCTGTTGGGGGCGCTGGCCGCCTGCTCAGCTAAGCTGGCCCTGGGTGCTGATTACCTGCGGGAGGGCTGCGTTGCAGTCATCGGAGGCGAGGAGCCAGCCGCTAGTGTCTGCGCCTGG TTGCCCATGATACTTCGAGTAGGATGTGGTGGTCTGGTGCTTGCATTCAATGCCATAATGTGGACTTTCTTTGCTAAAGCCTTAGGATATTCCTCCTCCTCGGCTACAGCAACGGTGACATCAGCAGCTTCTAACTTCATCTCTTCT GCTTTTCTTGGCAAGTTGCTCTTTGGGGAGACTCATGCCCTGTTGTGGTGGATAGGGATATCCATAACCCTCCTTGGACTTCTGCTGCTCCACACTGCACCATCTCTACTAGAAGAGCAAAGGCActtgaaggaaaaaaagaaataa